In Anaerostipes hadrus ATCC 29173 = JCM 17467, a single genomic region encodes these proteins:
- a CDS encoding enoyl-CoA hydratase/isomerase family protein, translating to MKLEKLQFVVEDGVGIITMNYMKNLNAIDDQMADELMYVVDTCENDPNVKVVVLKGMPKAFSAGGDIGYFYNLIQQGGEVNMDSLISKVGNVTDGLKRMSKLVISSVSGAAAGAGVSLAFSGDFVVCADNAKFIMAFVNLGLVPDTGGTYLFVKSLGIQKAMELCVTGRPMKAQEAKDAGMVYDVVPAEELDDTVMKLAKKFASGPLLSYKNIKKQIYQAGLADYKKYLDECEIPTQRECAASSDFIEGVKAFMEKRKAEFKGE from the coding sequence ATGAAGCTAGAGAAATTGCAGTTCGTTGTAGAAGATGGAGTTGGTATCATCACAATGAACTATATGAAGAATCTTAATGCAATTGATGATCAGATGGCAGACGAGTTGATGTACGTAGTAGATACTTGTGAGAATGACCCGAATGTAAAAGTTGTTGTTTTAAAAGGAATGCCAAAGGCATTTTCAGCAGGAGGAGACATTGGATACTTCTATAACCTGATCCAACAAGGTGGAGAAGTGAATATGGATTCTCTGATCAGTAAAGTTGGCAATGTAACCGATGGTCTGAAGCGTATGAGTAAGCTTGTGATCTCAAGTGTAAGTGGAGCGGCAGCAGGTGCAGGAGTAAGTCTTGCATTTTCAGGGGACTTTGTTGTATGCGCAGACAATGCGAAGTTTATTATGGCATTTGTGAATCTTGGACTAGTTCCAGATACCGGTGGAACGTACCTGTTTGTTAAGAGTCTTGGAATTCAGAAAGCAATGGAACTGTGTGTTACAGGAAGACCAATGAAAGCACAGGAAGCAAAAGATGCCGGAATGGTATATGATGTAGTTCCAGCGGAAGAATTAGATGATACCGTTATGAAACTTGCTAAGAAATTTGCTAGTGGACCATTACTTTCTTATAAGAATATCAAGAAACAGATTTATCAGGCAGGGCTTGCTGATTATAAGAAATACCTGGATGAATGTGAGATTCCGACACAGCGTGAATGTGCGGCATCTTCTGATTTTATAGAAGGAGTCAAAGCTTTTATGGAGAAGAGAAAGGCTGAATTCAAAGGAGAATAA
- the pflA gene encoding pyruvate formate-lyase-activating protein has protein sequence MTVGHVHSIESMGLVDGPGIRTVIFLQGCALRCRFCHNPDTWELSGGTEYTPEELVAKIRRFKPYFKEDGGVTFSGGEPLLQPDFLKETLKLCKNEGIHTCIDTAGYGLSDYDEILNHTDLVLLDLKHIHKTDYEKMTRRSMDRFEEFLNALKKHQTKIWIRHVVVPGITDSEDHMAQLKAYIQTIPNVEKVELLPYHLLGTNKYKVMDIPYSLEGVPAMDKKKTEMLQQTYFDHVYFMEEKSC, from the coding sequence ATGACAGTTGGTCATGTCCATTCCATCGAATCGATGGGTCTGGTTGATGGACCAGGGATACGAACCGTTATCTTTTTACAAGGATGTGCTCTAAGATGTCGTTTCTGCCATAACCCTGATACTTGGGAATTATCTGGCGGGACCGAATACACACCGGAAGAACTTGTTGCAAAGATCCGACGATTTAAACCTTATTTTAAAGAAGATGGTGGTGTTACCTTTTCTGGTGGAGAACCTTTATTACAACCTGATTTTTTAAAAGAGACTTTAAAACTATGCAAGAATGAAGGCATTCATACTTGCATCGACACTGCAGGTTATGGACTTTCTGATTATGATGAGATTTTAAACCATACAGATCTTGTTCTTCTTGATCTGAAACACATCCATAAAACGGATTATGAAAAAATGACAAGAAGATCAATGGATCGGTTTGAAGAATTTTTGAATGCTTTAAAAAAACATCAGACTAAGATATGGATTCGCCATGTCGTTGTTCCAGGAATTACTGACAGCGAAGATCATATGGCTCAGTTAAAAGCTTATATTCAAACGATTCCTAATGTAGAGAAAGTTGAGCTGCTTCCTTATCATTTACTTGGTACCAACAAATATAAAGTTATGGATATTCCTTATTCTTTAGAAGGTGTACCGGCCATGGATAAAAAGAAAACAGAGATGTTACAACAAACCTATTTTGATCATGTTTATTTTATGGAGGAAAAATCATGTTAA